The nucleotide window GGCCGCACCCCGCACCTCGCCCGGGTCCTGCCGGGCGGGGCATGGCAGAAGCGGCACAGCCCGGCCAGTTTCACCTACGCGGCGCACCAGGCCTTCTTCGCCGGGTTCCTGCCGACCCCGGTGACCCCGGGTCCGCACGAGCGGTTGTTCGCGGCCCGGTTCCCGGGCAGCGAGACCAGCGGGGCGGACACCTACGTCTTCGACGCGCCCGATCTGCCGACGGCGCTGACCGCGGCCGGGTACCACACCGTCTGCCTCGGGGGAGTGGGCTTCTTCAACCCGGCCTCCGCGCTCGGGCGGGTGCTGCCGGGGTTGTTCTCCGAGGCGCACTGGGAGCGGGATTTCGGGGTCACGGCCCCGGACTGCCTCGGCGCCCAGGTGGACCGTCTCGCGTCCGTCATCGCCGAGACCTCGCCGGGCAGGCCGCTGTTCACCTTCGTCAACGTGGCCGCCCTGCACCAGCCCAACCGGCACTACCTGCCCGGCGCCGCCCAGGACAGCCGGGAGAGTCACGGGGCCGCGCTGGAGTACGTCGATTCTGTGTTGCCCCGGCTGTTCGACCTGGTCACCGGCCGGGGCCGGCCCTGCCAGGTGATCATCTGCTCCGACCACGGCACGCTGTACGGCGAGGACGGGCACACCGGGCACCGGGTCGCCCACGAGCAGGTGTGGACGGTGCCCTACGCGGACTTCGTGCTGGAGGCGTCATGAGCCTCGACGGTTCCCCGTATCAGGGCTACCTGTACGCCTATCCGCACAAGACCGCCTACCGACGGCTGGAGCCCCGGCCCCTGCTGAGCGAGGTGTGGGCGCACGAGCCCACCTCGGCGCTGTTCGCCTACGTCCACATCCCGTTCTGCGAGATCCGTTGCGGCTTCTGCAATCTCTTCACCCGAACCCGGCCGCCCGCGGAACAGGTCACCGCATATCTCGCCCAGATCGACCGGCAGGCCCGCGCGGTGCGGGACGCCCTCGGCGACCGGCCGGCCTTCGCCCGCCTGGCGATCGGCGGTGGCACCCCGACCTATCTCACGGCGCCGGAACTGGAGCGGCTGTTCGCCGTCGTCGGGGGCACCCTGGGAGCGGCCGGTGTCCCGGCGACGGTCGAGACCTCGCCGGCCACAGCCACTCCCGACCGGATGGCGGTCCTGGCCGATCACGGCGTCACCCGGGTCAGCATCGGGGTGCAGAGCTTCCTGGAGTCCGAGGCCCGCGCCGCGGTCCGCCCGCAGAAGCCGAGTGAGGTGCAGTCCGCTCTGGAGACCATCCGGGCCGGCGGCGTCCCCGCACTGAACCTCGACCTGATCTACGGCATCGACGGGCAGACCCGCGAGAGCTGGCACGTGTCACTCACCCAGGCGCTGCGCTGGCACCCCGAGGAGATCTTTCTCTACCCGCTGTACGTGCGCCCGCTCACCGGGCTGGACCGGCGGGCCAGGACCGTCGCCGACTGGGACGCGCAGCGTCTGGACCTGTACCGGTATGCCGTCGACTTTCTGAAAGACGCCGGATACGTGCAGGACTCGATGCGTCAGTTCCGCCGGGCCGACGCCCCGGCCGACGAGGCCCCCGACTACAGCTGCCAGGACGACGGCATGGTCGGCCTCGGCTGCGGGGCCCGTTCCTACACCCGCGACCTGCACTACTCCTTCGACTACGCGGTCAGTGTGCCCGAGGTGCGGGCCGTGATCGACGACTACGTGGCCCGCCCGGCCGGCGACTTCCGTTACGCCGAGTTCGGTTTCAACCTGGACGAGGGGGAGCAGCGGCGGCGCTGGCTGGTCAAGTCGCTGCTGCGCGCCGAGGGGATCGATTCCGCCGCCTACGAGAAGCGTTTCGGCACCCGTCACGACGACGACTTCCCGCAGCTGCGCGACCTGACCGAGCGCGGCTGGCTGGAGGCCGGCCACACCCGGCTGACCGCCGAAGGTCTCGCGCACTCCGACTCCGTCGGACCGTGGCTGGTCTCCGGTCCGGTGCGGGCCGCGATGGCCGCCCACACCCTGCGATGAGCGTCTTCCTCGGCCTGCCGGGCGCGTCGCCGGTGCCGTCAGTGCCGTCGGTGCCGGATCGCCTGTCGGTCCTCTACCGGGGGCCGCTGGCCAGCTGCAACTACGACTGCCCGTACTGCCCGTTCGCCAAGCGGGTCGACCCGCCGCCCCTGCTCCGCGAAGACCGCGCCGCGCTGGGCCGTTTCGTCGACTGGGTGGTGGAAACGACGGACGTGCGGCTGTCGATCCTGTTCACGCCGTGGGGCGAGGGGCTCATCCGCTCCTGGTACCGCGAGGCGATCGTGCGGCTGTCGCACCAGGACCACGTGGACCGGGTGTCGATCCAGACCAACCTGGCCGCCCGGGTGGACTGGATGGCCGACGCCGCGCCGACGGCCGCGCTCTGGGCCACCTACCATCCCGGGCAGGTCACCCTGGAGCGGTTCCTGGCCCGCTGCCGGCGTCTGGACGAGATCGGGCGCCGATACTCGGTGGGCGTGGTCGGGCTGCCCGGGCACCACGAGGCCGCCCTGGAGCTGCGCGCGGCCCTGGAACCGTCCGTCTACCTGTGGGTGAACGCCGCCGAGGGGCACACCTACTCGCCTGAGGAAGAGGCCCGCTGGACGGCCCTGGACCCGCGCTTCGGTGACAGCGTGCGTCCTCACGTCTCGTTCGGGCAGCCCTGCCACGCCGGGGAGAGCGCCGTCTCGGTGATCGGGGACGGCACGGTGCGCCGCTGCCACTTCATCGACACCCCGCTGGGCAACCTCTACGACGGCAGCTGGCGGCAGGCGCTGCGACCGAGACCGTGCACCAACCGGATCTGCGACTGCCACATCGGTTACGTACATCTCAAGCCCCTGGGACTGTACGACGTGTACGGGCCGGGCGTGCTGGAGCGGATCCTCGCCTGACGCCGAATGCCGCGGAAGATGTCTCGGTATTTCCAGCGTCGTCTCCGCCGCATCGAGCAATTCCCGGGCGGAGTGACCTTCACTCCGGCCACGTCCCGGCCGAACTGCTGAGGGGGAGGATCTCAGAAGGGACCGGACACGGTGGTCAGTCGCCGCGAGTTGTTTCGAGGAGCCCTGCTGGCCGGGGGCGGGCTGGGCACCGGGGCGGCGGCGGGCGAACTGTTCGACGAGGCCGAACCACCGCCCCTGAACGGCGGTCACGCGGCCGCCGCCGACAAGCTCGGCCGGCTGTCCCGCGGCGACGTCAGGATCCACTACCGCGTCAGTACCGGGACCAGGGTGGCGGCTCTGACGTTCGACGACGGACCTCTGCCGAACTGGACCCCGCGTTTTCTCGACGCACTGGACGAGGCCGGGGTGCCGGCCACCTTCTTCCTGGTCGGCAAGCAACTCGTCGAGCACGCGAGCATCCTGCGCGGCCGCCTGGATCGGCACGAGGTCGGCAACCACTCCTGGTCGCACCCCGATCTGGCCACCCTCGACCTGGCCGCGGTCCGTCGCGAACTGGAGTCGACGCACGACGCGATCGAGAAGCACACCGGGCGCACCGCGACCCTGATGCGTCCCCCGTACGGTCATCTCGGCGGATCGACCGTGCTGGCGGCCGTGGGCATGGGGTACGACATCGTGCTGTGGTCGCGTTCGGTGGACGAACGGCGGTACGCCGGCGATCCGGCCGGGCAGGCCGCTGATTTCGTCGCCACACTCCGGCCCGGGACGATCGTGCTGGCTCACGACGCCGGTCACCGGGGCCGCCTGGTGACGCTCGGGGCCCTGCCCGCGATCGTGTCCGGTCTGCGGGCGAAGGGGTACCGGTTCGTCACGGTGTCCGAGCTTCTCCGGGACTGAGGCTCACTCCTCCAGGGAGCCCAGCACCCCCTCCGGCCCGCCCGCCCGCAGAATCCCCCGGAAGGCGTCCGTCATGGCGTCCAGACCACCCTCCGGCACGATCACCAGGTCGGGACACTGGAACCACGAACCGCCGCTGTTCTCACCGGTTTCCGCCCAGCTGTCCAGAACCCGCCGGATCGCGGTGGGCGTCATGAAGGTGGCGCTCCAGCGAGCGCCGGTCGGCAGAACGAGCTCCGCGTCGATGTTGTCCACCGTTGCCGGGTCGTCGTCCGCACCCAGCATGAACACCGCGCTGAAGCCCTCCCCGGGCACCCGGTGAAGCGGGGCGTTGACCATGGAACTCCTTCGACGGGCGATCAGATCGGTTCGACCCGGTGAACTCTATTCCGGGAGGCGGGGATGCCCGTCATGTTCGCTGTCGCCAGGGTCCTGGTCGTCGTGGAGGTGGACGTCCTCGGAGTGGAACTCGGTGCAGGCGTCGGCCTGCGTCCCTGACCGGGACATGCGTTGGGGGCCGGACGGCCTGGCTGCTGCTCACCGTGCTGACGTCGTGAGCCAGAGCCCTCCACATCTAGGAACGGATGGCCTCCAATATTGGGACTAGGGACCCTTCCCGTTTTGGTATTAGAAAAGTGGGAAGGGACGCTGCCCGGGACTGCTGTCCTGACCGGTTCGACTCGGCAGGATGCATTGCCGCGCACGGCTCAAGCGCTCACCGGCAGATTGCACACCATGACCATCTGGCCGTTGTCGCAAGGCGAGATCAGTGGTGTCACAGAGAATTTCCTGCCGGCGCTTCGCACGGATCCGGGTGCGACGGTAGCGGCTCGGCCATCTTCTTCGACTGCGCGATCCGAGTATGTCGACCGGCTCTGTGCCGGCGGGTTCCCGCTGGCCCTGCGTCGGGTGGGCGCCGCCAGAAATCGCTGGTTCGACGACTACGTGCGCCAGTCACTGGAGCGCGACGCCGTCGAACTGGTCCGGATACGCCAGCGCACGTTGCTGCGTGAACTGCTGGGACGGCTGGCCGGGCGGACCGGACAGGTATTCAATCCGACCAAGGTGTCGGAGGGCCTGACCGGCGATCGTCAAACCATCGAAGACTACGTCCGCCTGCTCGAAGACCTCTTCCTCGTCGACCGACTTCCCGCCTGGGGCAAGACGCTACGCGCGCGAGCAACTGCGGCGCCGAAGGTCCATGTCGTCGACACGGGTGTGGCTGCACGGCTCATGCGGATCACCGCTGCCAGGCTCGCCAGTCTCGACCCCACCGCCCTGGCGGAGTTCGGCCATCTGCTGGAGAGTTTTGTCGTCGGCGAGCTCCGCAAGCAGGCGTCCTGGCTGAATGAGCCTGTTTCCACGGGGCATTGGCGTACCCGAGACGGGGACGAGGTCGACTACGTCATCGAGTTCGAGGACGGCGGGGTCCTGGCGTTCGAGGTGAAAGCGAACGAACGTGTCGCAGGCAATGATCTACAAGGTCTGCGCAAGCTGCGGGAGGCTCTGGGTGACAGGTTCCTGGCGGGCGTTGCCCTGAGCACTGGATATCGCTCGTTCACCTATGAAGACCGGCTGCACGTCATGCCCGTGGATCGGCTCTGGAGACCTGTCGCCGGATAGCTGTGGGTCTGGCGGATGAGCGATCGGATCGGTTCGACCCGGTGAACCCTGTTCCGGGAGGCGGGGATGTCCGTTATGTTCGCTGGACTGCCGGTCATCGTGGAGGTGGACGTCATGGTCGAGTTCGGGGTCTTTCTGCCGATCGCCAACAACGGATGGATCCTGTCGTCCGCTTCACCGCAGTACCGGCCGAGTTTCGAGCTGAACCGCACGATCACCCGGCTCGCCGAGGAGAACGGGTTCGGGTTCGTGCTGTCCATGGTGAAGTTCCGCGGCTACGGCGGCCCGACCCGGCACTGGGACTTCTGCCAGGACTCACTCACCCTGATGACCGGGCTGGCCGCGGTGACCAGCCGGATCAAGCTGTTCGCCTCGGTCGCCCCGATCACCCTGCACCCGGCGATGGTGGCGCGGATGGCGTCCACGATCGACGACATCTCCGGCGGCCGCTTCGGCATCAACATCGTGGCCGGCTGGAACCGTGCCGAGTACGCGCAGATGGGCCTGTGGCCCGGCGACGACTTCTACGACTACCGCTACGACTACGCCGAGGAGTACGCCCACGTCCTGCGCGAGCTGTGGGAGCACGGAAGGCTCACCCACCACGGCCGGTTCGACCTGGAGGACTGCGAGGTGCTGCCCACCCCGCCGCACGGGGTGAAGCTGCTCAGCGCCGGGCAGTCCCCGCGCGGCCAGGAGTTCTGCGCCCGCTACGCCGACTACCACTTCTCCGCCGTGGGTGATCCGGCGGCGGTCGCGGCGATGAACCGGCGCACCCGCGAACTGGCTGCCGGGCACGGGCGTTCGGTCACGTCCCTGAACCTGGCCACCGTCGTCCTGGGCGACACGGACGCCGACGCCCGCCGCAAGGTCGAGCTCTACACCGAGGGCGCCGACCTGGCCGCGATCGGGTACATGACCGGGCAGTACTCCCGGGACACCGCCACGGACGGCTCCTCGGCCGCCGTCGTCGCCGGGCACGGCGGAGGGCGTCCCTCGCCGTTCTACGGCGGCGCCGAGCCGATCGTCGGGTCCGCAAGCACCGTGGCCGCCGCACTGGACGAGATGGCCGGCATCGAGGGAACCGGCGGGATCATGCTGGTTTTCGACGACTTCGTCGAAGGCGTGGCACGTTTCGGCGCCGAGGTGATGCCGCTGCTGTCCTCGCACCCGGTCGCCCCGGCAAGCTGAGCGGTACGCTCGTGCGGCCCGGTCCCGCGGCGCGGCACCACGATCAGGAGAGACCCGTGACAGATCTGACCACGTTCATCGCCGGACTGCCGAAGG belongs to Kineosporia corallincola and includes:
- a CDS encoding ATP-binding protein, giving the protein MTIWPLSQGEISGVTENFLPALRTDPGATVAARPSSSTARSEYVDRLCAGGFPLALRRVGAARNRWFDDYVRQSLERDAVELVRIRQRTLLRELLGRLAGRTGQVFNPTKVSEGLTGDRQTIEDYVRLLEDLFLVDRLPAWGKTLRARATAAPKVHVVDTGVAARLMRITAARLASLDPTALAEFGHLLESFVVGELRKQASWLNEPVSTGHWRTRDGDEVDYVIEFEDGGVLAFEVKANERVAGNDLQGLRKLREALGDRFLAGVALSTGYRSFTYEDRLHVMPVDRLWRPVAG
- a CDS encoding polysaccharide deacetylase family protein, producing the protein MVSRRELFRGALLAGGGLGTGAAAGELFDEAEPPPLNGGHAAAADKLGRLSRGDVRIHYRVSTGTRVAALTFDDGPLPNWTPRFLDALDEAGVPATFFLVGKQLVEHASILRGRLDRHEVGNHSWSHPDLATLDLAAVRRELESTHDAIEKHTGRTATLMRPPYGHLGGSTVLAAVGMGYDIVLWSRSVDERRYAGDPAGQAADFVATLRPGTIVLAHDAGHRGRLVTLGALPAIVSGLRAKGYRFVTVSELLRD
- a CDS encoding STM4013/SEN3800 family hydrolase, coding for MRHLIGSHDVLLVTLDTLRYDVAVERLEQGRTPHLARVLPGGAWQKRHSPASFTYAAHQAFFAGFLPTPVTPGPHERLFAARFPGSETSGADTYVFDAPDLPTALTAAGYHTVCLGGVGFFNPASALGRVLPGLFSEAHWERDFGVTAPDCLGAQVDRLASVIAETSPGRPLFTFVNVAALHQPNRHYLPGAAQDSRESHGAALEYVDSVLPRLFDLVTGRGRPCQVIICSDHGTLYGEDGHTGHRVAHEQVWTVPYADFVLEAS
- a CDS encoding LLM class flavin-dependent oxidoreductase; the protein is MFAGLPVIVEVDVMVEFGVFLPIANNGWILSSASPQYRPSFELNRTITRLAEENGFGFVLSMVKFRGYGGPTRHWDFCQDSLTLMTGLAAVTSRIKLFASVAPITLHPAMVARMASTIDDISGGRFGINIVAGWNRAEYAQMGLWPGDDFYDYRYDYAEEYAHVLRELWEHGRLTHHGRFDLEDCEVLPTPPHGVKLLSAGQSPRGQEFCARYADYHFSAVGDPAAVAAMNRRTRELAAGHGRSVTSLNLATVVLGDTDADARRKVELYTEGADLAAIGYMTGQYSRDTATDGSSAAVVAGHGGGRPSPFYGGAEPIVGSASTVAAALDEMAGIEGTGGIMLVFDDFVEGVARFGAEVMPLLSSHPVAPAS
- a CDS encoding STM4012 family radical SAM protein, which codes for MSLDGSPYQGYLYAYPHKTAYRRLEPRPLLSEVWAHEPTSALFAYVHIPFCEIRCGFCNLFTRTRPPAEQVTAYLAQIDRQARAVRDALGDRPAFARLAIGGGTPTYLTAPELERLFAVVGGTLGAAGVPATVETSPATATPDRMAVLADHGVTRVSIGVQSFLESEARAAVRPQKPSEVQSALETIRAGGVPALNLDLIYGIDGQTRESWHVSLTQALRWHPEEIFLYPLYVRPLTGLDRRARTVADWDAQRLDLYRYAVDFLKDAGYVQDSMRQFRRADAPADEAPDYSCQDDGMVGLGCGARSYTRDLHYSFDYAVSVPEVRAVIDDYVARPAGDFRYAEFGFNLDEGEQRRRWLVKSLLRAEGIDSAAYEKRFGTRHDDDFPQLRDLTERGWLEAGHTRLTAEGLAHSDSVGPWLVSGPVRAAMAAHTLR
- a CDS encoding STM4011 family radical SAM protein, which produces MSVFLGLPGASPVPSVPSVPDRLSVLYRGPLASCNYDCPYCPFAKRVDPPPLLREDRAALGRFVDWVVETTDVRLSILFTPWGEGLIRSWYREAIVRLSHQDHVDRVSIQTNLAARVDWMADAAPTAALWATYHPGQVTLERFLARCRRLDEIGRRYSVGVVGLPGHHEAALELRAALEPSVYLWVNAAEGHTYSPEEEARWTALDPRFGDSVRPHVSFGQPCHAGESAVSVIGDGTVRRCHFIDTPLGNLYDGSWRQALRPRPCTNRICDCHIGYVHLKPLGLYDVYGPGVLERILA